From Chlorocebus sabaeus isolate Y175 chromosome 15, mChlSab1.0.hap1, whole genome shotgun sequence, the proteins below share one genomic window:
- the LOC140713568 gene encoding uncharacterized protein, with protein sequence MWYWIRNQCSVHYKGLKAMIPSMVSEGWECRHSLDGCLRFKLSYAAVLELLAEAVDSSEGLTAQPVPCQAADAPGGEDGAVARRRGFAPRLAPASPALRLLKIRPGPAAVPQTSPRLCPRRSGNRSPTLFKVLPKQAPRSEAARPRPSCSCLLAPHAYPDWRDCAVGRTPARGPGRRPVVKYRGRRATGRRRVLSDSAGWRAGHLAPAVRGPRWPKELAPRSKAPAHLPKALVLGEERSSSGMPASDTFTHVCSARRLAERRRPREEKDNLNEISFYKEND encoded by the exons ATGTGGTACTGGATTAGAAATCAGTGCTCTGTACACTACAAGGGCCTAAAAGCTATGATACCCAGTATGG tttctgaGGGTTGGGAATGTAGACATAGCTTAGATGGATGCCTCCGGTTCAAACTTTCTTATGCAGCTGTATTAGAATTGTTGGCAGAGGCTGTGgactcatctgaaggcttgaccg CCCAGCCCGTTCCTTGCCAAGCTGCTGACGCTCCCGGCGGAGAGGACGGGGCCGTCGCTCGGAGGCGAGGGTTCGCGCCGCGGCTCGCGCCCGCTTCTCCCGCTTTACGGCTGCTGAAAATCCGGCCCGGCCCGGCAGCCGTACCGCAGACGAGCCCGCGCCTGTGCCCGCGCCGCTCAGGTAATCGGAGTCCTACTCTTTTCAAAGTTTTGCCAAAACAAGCTCCGCGCTCTGAGGCGGCGCGGCCTCGGCCGAGCTGTTCGTGTCTCCTTGCTCCCCACGCTTACCCAGACTGGCGCGACTGCGCCGTTGGCCGCACCCCTGCGCGGGGCCCGGGGCGCCGACCCGTCGTGAAGTACCGGGGCCGGAGGGCGACCGGCAGGCGGCGGGTTCTGAGCGACTCCGCGGGGTGGCGCGCGGGGCACCTGGCTCCGGCAGTCCGCGGGCCGCGCTGGCCAAAGGAGCTCGCTCCCCGCTCCAAGGCCCCCGCCCACCTCCCGAAGGCGCTCGTCTTAGGAGAGGAGCGTAGCAGCTCCGGAATGCCCGCTTCTGATACGTTCACACACGTATGCAGTGCACGCCGGCTAGCGGAGCGCAG